From a single Thermoleophilaceae bacterium genomic region:
- a CDS encoding alpha/beta hydrolase-fold protein — protein MRGARVVHFELRSADVGRTLDETAVIPRGAPPRGRRPLLVLLHWRGGTPGMLLSDELFAGLARLGSRAPVVVMPYGGGSSFFHDRRGAKWASYVVREVIPAAVRRFGADPARVAIGGTSMGGFGALDIARLWPGRFCAVGAHSPAIFTSARATMARSFDGAADFARHDLLSLRPTYSVPVWIDVGTQDRFRAADVRFARSLGLQPHVWPGKHGSRYWRAHMAQYLAFYAKALANC, from the coding sequence ATGCGCGGTGCACGGGTCGTGCACTTCGAGCTGCGAAGCGCCGATGTTGGGCGCACGCTGGATGAGACCGCGGTGATCCCGCGCGGGGCGCCACCGCGAGGTCGGCGCCCGCTGCTCGTGTTGTTGCACTGGCGGGGCGGCACGCCCGGCATGCTCCTGTCGGACGAGCTGTTCGCCGGGTTGGCGCGGCTCGGCTCGCGGGCGCCCGTGGTGGTGATGCCGTATGGCGGCGGCAGCAGCTTCTTCCACGACCGGCGCGGCGCGAAGTGGGCCTCGTACGTGGTGCGCGAGGTGATCCCAGCGGCCGTGCGGCGCTTCGGGGCGGATCCGGCGCGCGTGGCGATCGGGGGCACTTCGATGGGCGGCTTCGGGGCGCTCGACATAGCGCGGCTGTGGCCCGGACGGTTCTGTGCGGTGGGGGCGCACTCGCCGGCAATCTTCACGTCTGCGCGGGCGACGATGGCGCGCTCGTTCGACGGGGCGGCCGATTTTGCGCGGCACGACCTGCTGTCTCTGCGGCCCACCTACTCCGTTCCCGTGTGGATCGACGTGGGGACGCAGGACCGCTTCCGCGCGGCCGACGTTCGTTTCGCTCGCTCGCTCGGCCTACAGCCGCACGTGTGGCCGGGCAAGCACGGCAGCAGGTACTGGCGAGCACACATGGCGCAGTACCTCGCGTTCTACGCGAAAGCCCTCGCCAACTGCTGA
- a CDS encoding alkaline phosphatase family protein, protein MRKASIAILILIAAVSACGAGAAPRTTTAKAPAGVCGEPGKAPARYAHVVWIVMENHSYSDILGSGSSAPFTRSLAKACGSATGFHAETHPSLPNYIAMTSGSTHGISDDNPPSDHRLTGASIFSQLGSHWRALQESMPQNCLRSSSGLYAPKHNPAAYFTNVARACSRQDVRLGSSPSLSARFTFITPNLCHDMHNCGVSTGDRFLATLVPKILRSRQYKAGRTALFITWDEDDGSQSNQIATLVVAPHTPAGTSSSKRFTHYSLLRTTEEMLGLKKIGAARTAPSMRSAFGL, encoded by the coding sequence GTGCGGAAGGCGTCCATCGCGATCCTCATCCTCATTGCTGCCGTAAGCGCCTGCGGCGCCGGCGCCGCCCCGCGGACGACCACTGCGAAAGCCCCAGCAGGCGTGTGCGGCGAGCCAGGCAAAGCCCCGGCCCGCTACGCCCACGTCGTCTGGATCGTGATGGAGAACCACTCCTACAGCGACATCCTGGGCTCCGGCTCGAGCGCCCCCTTCACCCGCTCGCTCGCGAAGGCCTGCGGCAGCGCCACGGGCTTCCACGCCGAGACGCACCCGAGCCTCCCCAACTACATCGCGATGACCTCAGGCTCCACCCATGGCATCAGCGACGACAATCCGCCCTCCGACCACCGCCTGACCGGCGCGAGCATCTTCTCCCAGCTCGGCTCGCACTGGAGGGCGCTCCAGGAGTCGATGCCGCAGAACTGCCTGCGCAGCTCCAGCGGCCTCTACGCGCCCAAGCACAACCCGGCGGCGTACTTCACGAACGTTGCCCGCGCCTGCTCACGGCAGGACGTCCGGCTCGGCAGCAGTCCCAGCCTCAGCGCGCGCTTCACCTTCATCACGCCGAACCTCTGCCACGACATGCACAACTGCGGCGTGAGCACCGGCGATCGCTTCCTGGCGACGCTCGTCCCGAAGATCCTGCGCAGCAGGCAGTACAAGGCCGGTCGCACCGCTCTCTTCATCACCTGGGACGAGGACGACGGCAGCCAAAGCAACCAGATCGCGACGTTGGTGGTCGCTCCGCACACACCGGCCGGCACGAGCTCGAGCAAGCGCTTCACGCACTACTCATTGCTCCGTACGACCGAGGAGATGCTTGGCCTGAAGAAGATCGGCGCCGCCCGGACCGCGCCGAGCATGCGCAGCGCCTTCGGGCTCTAG
- a CDS encoding penicillin-binding transpeptidase domain-containing protein — translation MRPAAGTRSRTVHQRALRRRRIAAVSVAAIALVSLGAGILYGVTRESPGQKVAKRFTLAWERGDYGTMYEQLTDNAQAHERPAAFVKAYEAARDTATTLMMSAGKPHDEGHGLERVPMTVSTRIFGTVRADLVLHTQNGKVGWSSNLVFPGVPRGAKLERTTVAPARAKLLARGGKTIAEGPGDARRYPAGAVAQSIAGSLAQPATPADRERLYSRGFPADTAVGVSGLERAFETDLAGRPGGKLTAGGKVLAQASPRPAPPVRTTIDLGIQAAALSALAGRFGGIAALDARSGEVRALVGVAFSAPQPPGSTFKLITGTAVLETHAARLSTQFPVAQKTTIDGVDLQNANGEYCGGTLAQSFAKSCNSVFAPLGVKVGAERLVRTAERYGFNEQPSIPGALPSTIPAAEAIGSPLELGSTAIGQGRVLATPLEMASVVQTIASRGIRHRPTLVPGKPPGKPVRVTSRRVAREMRTMMLGVVQYGTGVRAAIPGTTVAGKTGTAELESTVPKPGEQPPPSEQQAPAGSKTDAWFAGFAPATHPKLAVCVMLVRAGAGGDTAAPAAATVLSAGL, via the coding sequence ATGAGACCCGCCGCAGGAACCAGGTCCCGCACTGTTCACCAGCGCGCGCTCCGCCGGCGGCGGATCGCGGCGGTGAGCGTCGCGGCGATCGCCCTCGTGTCGCTCGGCGCCGGGATCCTGTACGGCGTCACGCGCGAGTCCCCCGGCCAGAAGGTCGCGAAGAGGTTCACCCTCGCCTGGGAGCGCGGCGACTACGGGACGATGTACGAGCAGCTCACCGACAACGCGCAGGCGCACGAGCGCCCGGCGGCGTTCGTGAAGGCCTACGAGGCGGCGCGCGACACCGCCACCACGCTGATGATGTCGGCGGGCAAGCCGCACGACGAGGGGCACGGGCTCGAGCGCGTGCCGATGACCGTGAGCACGCGCATCTTCGGCACGGTTCGCGCCGATCTCGTGCTCCACACGCAGAACGGCAAGGTGGGCTGGAGCAGCAACCTCGTGTTCCCCGGTGTTCCGCGCGGGGCGAAGCTCGAGCGGACGACCGTCGCTCCGGCTCGGGCGAAGCTCCTGGCGCGCGGCGGTAAGACGATCGCCGAGGGCCCGGGCGACGCTCGCCGCTATCCCGCGGGCGCGGTGGCGCAGTCGATTGCCGGCAGCCTCGCGCAGCCCGCCACCCCGGCGGACCGCGAGCGGCTGTACAGCCGCGGCTTCCCGGCGGACACGGCGGTCGGCGTGTCAGGGCTCGAGCGCGCGTTCGAGACCGATCTCGCGGGCCGGCCGGGCGGGAAGCTCACGGCCGGCGGGAAGGTGCTCGCTCAGGCGTCGCCCCGGCCGGCGCCGCCGGTGCGCACCACGATCGACCTCGGCATCCAGGCCGCCGCGCTCTCCGCGCTGGCGGGACGCTTCGGCGGCATCGCCGCGCTCGACGCCCGCAGCGGCGAGGTGCGCGCGCTCGTGGGCGTGGCGTTCTCGGCCCCCCAGCCGCCCGGATCCACCTTCAAGCTGATCACCGGGACCGCCGTGCTCGAGACGCATGCCGCCAGGCTCAGCACGCAGTTCCCGGTGGCGCAGAAGACGACCATCGACGGCGTCGACCTCCAGAACGCCAACGGCGAGTACTGCGGGGGCACGCTCGCGCAGAGCTTCGCCAAGTCCTGCAACTCGGTGTTCGCACCCCTTGGCGTGAAGGTCGGCGCCGAGCGGCTGGTGCGCACCGCCGAGCGGTACGGCTTCAACGAGCAGCCATCGATCCCGGGCGCGCTGCCGAGCACGATCCCCGCGGCGGAGGCGATCGGGTCGCCGCTCGAGCTCGGCTCGACCGCCATCGGCCAGGGCCGGGTGCTTGCGACGCCGCTCGAGATGGCGTCGGTGGTCCAGACGATCGCCTCGCGCGGGATCCGGCACCGTCCCACACTCGTTCCAGGGAAGCCGCCCGGGAAGCCGGTGCGAGTGACCTCACGCCGGGTGGCCAGGGAGATGCGCACGATGATGCTCGGCGTGGTGCAGTACGGCACGGGCGTGCGCGCGGCCATTCCCGGCACCACGGTTGCCGGCAAGACCGGCACGGCCGAGCTCGAGAGCACCGTGCCGAAGCCCGGCGAACAGCCGCCGCCGTCGGAACAGCAGGCGCCTGCCGGGAGCAAGACCGACGCCTGGTTCGCAGGCTTCGCGCCCGCCACGCACCCGAAGCTGGCCGTCTGCGTGATGCTCGTGAGAGCCGGCGCAGGCGGAGACACAGCAGCGCCGGCAGCCGCGACCGTGCTGAGCGCGGGCCTCTAG
- a CDS encoding DNA topoisomerase 3 has protein sequence MAKTLVVAEKPSVGRDIAGALPGSFKSAKDKTHLEGDDYVITWAVGHLVGLAEPEAYDPKLKKWRFADLPIVPSKFKLVPNDERAKKQLNAVHRLMARDDVDLIVNACDAGREGELIFAYVYETAKVKKPVQRLWLNSMTRKAIEEAFKNLRPGEEMESLEAAARSRSEADWVVGMNATRAASIRLRAAFDGAVSLGRVQTPTLALVVKREQAIRDFKPEPYWLVEARFAADAQRRYGARYMGGKRIAEDEAAKIVKEVDGQPGEITKLDKKEERERPQLLYDLTSLQRHANTLYGFSARRTLAAAQRLYEEHKAITYPRTNSRFLSGDLVAEIKPTAALVGHNPAYTRAAEYVTSLEKLPLGRVINDEKVTDHHALIPTRSEHDLSKMGGDELKVYDLVAKRFLAIFHPEAVYERTRVETTVASHIFRTSGRVLLVPGWKGVYGEEAEPADRADDDTGGDQLLPRLEQGESVQTESVESLRKETQPPRRFTDASLLAAMETAGKEIEDAELREAMKDSGIGTPATRAAIIERLINVGYIERDGRALVATEKGMQVIKLLGDHALTSPELTGEWEHRLGLIEQGEDSRPAFMKDIEKFATDTVGELDKLKGVKIERANLGPCPVCGRDVIENRKGYSCWSREDPGCGFVIWKKKAGKNLPASVVKELMESLRISIEAGDEHPVGRTTKPVTGFRGRSGRSFRAKLRVEKNDEGKWRVEFDEDWAKGGAQPPAEDEGSSGDGAAESPQAAEEAATETPQPAI, from the coding sequence ATGGCCAAGACACTGGTAGTAGCCGAGAAGCCTTCTGTCGGCCGCGACATCGCGGGCGCGCTGCCGGGCAGCTTCAAGTCGGCGAAGGACAAAACTCATCTCGAGGGCGACGACTACGTGATCACGTGGGCCGTCGGGCACCTCGTCGGGCTCGCCGAGCCCGAGGCGTACGACCCGAAGCTCAAGAAGTGGCGCTTCGCCGACCTGCCGATCGTGCCTAGCAAGTTCAAGCTCGTGCCGAACGACGAGCGGGCGAAGAAGCAGCTGAATGCGGTCCACCGGCTGATGGCGCGCGACGACGTCGACCTGATCGTGAACGCCTGCGATGCCGGGCGCGAGGGTGAGCTCATCTTCGCGTACGTGTACGAGACGGCGAAGGTGAAGAAGCCGGTGCAGCGCCTGTGGCTCAACTCGATGACGCGCAAGGCGATCGAGGAGGCCTTCAAGAATCTGCGTCCGGGCGAGGAGATGGAGTCGCTGGAGGCGGCCGCCCGCTCGCGCTCCGAGGCCGACTGGGTGGTGGGCATGAACGCCACGCGCGCGGCGTCGATCCGGCTGCGGGCGGCGTTCGACGGCGCGGTGTCCCTCGGCCGCGTGCAGACGCCCACGCTCGCGCTGGTGGTCAAGCGCGAGCAGGCGATCAGGGACTTCAAGCCCGAGCCCTACTGGCTCGTGGAGGCTCGCTTCGCGGCAGACGCGCAGCGCCGCTACGGCGCCCGCTACATGGGCGGCAAGCGCATCGCCGAGGACGAGGCCGCGAAGATCGTCAAGGAGGTCGACGGCCAGCCGGGCGAGATCACGAAGCTCGACAAGAAGGAGGAGCGCGAGCGCCCGCAGCTGCTGTACGACCTCACCTCGCTGCAGCGGCACGCCAACACGCTCTACGGCTTCAGCGCCCGCCGCACCCTCGCGGCCGCCCAGCGCCTGTACGAGGAGCACAAGGCGATCACGTATCCGCGAACGAACTCGCGCTTCCTGAGCGGCGACCTCGTTGCCGAGATCAAGCCCACCGCGGCGCTCGTGGGACACAACCCGGCTTACACGCGCGCCGCCGAGTACGTGACCTCCCTGGAGAAGCTCCCGCTCGGCCGCGTGATCAACGACGAGAAGGTCACCGACCACCACGCTCTAATCCCCACGCGCTCGGAGCACGACCTTTCGAAGATGGGCGGCGACGAGCTGAAGGTCTACGACCTCGTGGCCAAGCGCTTCCTCGCCATCTTCCACCCGGAGGCCGTGTACGAGCGCACCCGCGTGGAGACCACCGTGGCGTCGCACATCTTCCGGACCAGCGGCCGCGTGCTGCTCGTGCCGGGCTGGAAGGGCGTGTACGGCGAGGAGGCGGAACCGGCCGACCGCGCGGACGACGATACGGGCGGCGACCAGCTCCTGCCGAGGCTCGAGCAGGGTGAATCGGTGCAGACCGAGAGCGTGGAGTCGCTGCGCAAGGAGACGCAGCCGCCGCGGCGCTTCACGGACGCCTCGCTGCTCGCCGCGATGGAGACCGCCGGCAAGGAGATCGAGGACGCGGAGCTGCGGGAGGCCATGAAGGACTCCGGCATCGGCACTCCGGCCACGCGGGCGGCGATCATCGAGCGCCTGATCAACGTGGGCTACATCGAGCGCGACGGCCGCGCTCTCGTGGCCACCGAGAAGGGCATGCAGGTGATCAAGCTGCTCGGCGACCACGCGTTGACCTCGCCTGAGCTCACCGGCGAGTGGGAGCATCGGCTCGGGCTGATCGAGCAGGGCGAGGACTCGCGCCCGGCCTTCATGAAGGACATCGAGAAGTTCGCCACGGACACGGTCGGCGAGCTCGACAAGCTCAAGGGCGTGAAGATCGAGCGCGCGAACCTCGGCCCGTGCCCGGTCTGCGGCCGCGATGTGATCGAGAACCGCAAGGGCTACTCGTGCTGGTCGCGCGAGGATCCCGGCTGCGGCTTCGTGATCTGGAAGAAGAAGGCCGGCAAGAACCTGCCCGCGTCCGTGGTGAAGGAGCTCATGGAGAGCCTCCGCATCTCGATCGAGGCGGGCGACGAGCACCCGGTGGGCCGCACCACCAAGCCGGTCACCGGCTTCCGCGGCCGCTCGGGCCGCAGCTTCCGCGCCAAGCTCCGCGTCGAGAAGAACGACGAGGGCAAGTGGCGCGTGGAGTTCGACGAGGACTGGGCGAAGGGCGGTGCGCAGCCGCCGGCCGAGGACGAGGGCTCCTCGGGTGACGGCGCGGCCGAATCGCCTCAGGCCGCTGAGGAAGCCGCAACGGAGACACCGCAGCCCGCGATCTAG
- a CDS encoding MarP family serine protease: MTTVDWIIVAFTLLMAVWGYTQGLVVGVLSLAGFVVGAFLGSRLAPLFLKGGAQSPYAPLITLVMALILGGVLAILLETLGFELRRRMGPALGALDGAGGAVLLGCLGLGLVWVAGAVALQTPGARHLRRDIQRSSILQALNAALPPSGPLLNALARFDPLPSVAGPPADVPAPNSRIARDPQVRAAGHSVVRVLGTACGLGVQGSGWVAANGIVVTNAHVVAGETDTTVQLEGQGPRLAARAILFDPHDDVAVLRVSGLSGTPPLHMNASASSGTSGAILGFPHDGPYDVEPARLGPSTNVLTQDAYGRGPVRRLITSFRGLVRAGNSGGPVVDGDGRVLATVFAASVGARHHTGFGVPDSVVRAALARAHGPVGTGACAG; this comes from the coding sequence GTGACGACAGTCGATTGGATCATCGTGGCCTTCACCCTGCTGATGGCCGTGTGGGGATACACGCAAGGCCTCGTGGTGGGGGTCCTGTCGCTCGCGGGCTTCGTGGTGGGCGCGTTCCTCGGCTCGCGCCTCGCGCCGCTGTTCTTGAAGGGAGGCGCCCAGTCGCCCTACGCGCCACTCATCACACTGGTGATGGCGCTGATCCTCGGTGGCGTGCTGGCGATCCTCCTGGAGACGCTCGGCTTCGAGTTGCGCCGCAGGATGGGCCCTGCCCTTGGAGCCCTGGATGGCGCGGGCGGCGCGGTTCTGCTCGGCTGCCTGGGCCTCGGGCTGGTGTGGGTGGCGGGCGCCGTCGCGCTTCAGACGCCCGGTGCACGCCATCTGCGGCGCGACATCCAGCGCTCCAGCATCCTCCAGGCGCTCAACGCCGCGCTGCCGCCGAGCGGGCCTCTGCTGAACGCACTCGCGCGCTTCGATCCGCTGCCATCCGTGGCCGGCCCGCCCGCGGACGTGCCTGCGCCGAATTCTCGGATCGCCAGGGATCCTCAGGTGCGGGCGGCTGGGCACAGCGTGGTCCGGGTGCTCGGCACGGCTTGCGGTTTGGGGGTACAGGGCTCGGGATGGGTGGCGGCCAACGGGATCGTAGTGACGAACGCGCACGTGGTCGCCGGGGAAACCGACACCACGGTGCAACTGGAGGGGCAGGGTCCGCGGCTGGCCGCTCGCGCGATCCTCTTCGACCCGCATGACGATGTGGCCGTGCTGCGCGTGTCCGGCCTCTCCGGCACGCCGCCGCTCCACATGAACGCGTCCGCGAGCTCCGGCACCTCCGGCGCGATACTCGGCTTTCCCCACGACGGCCCGTATGACGTCGAGCCGGCACGCCTCGGCCCCAGCACCAACGTGCTCACCCAGGACGCCTACGGACGCGGCCCCGTGCGGCGCCTCATCACCTCGTTCCGCGGCCTCGTGCGCGCGGGCAACTCCGGCGGGCCCGTGGTGGACGGGGATGGCCGGGTGCTCGCGACCGTGTTCGCAGCCAGCGTGGGGGCGCGCCACCACACCGGCTTCGGCGTGCCCGACAGCGTTGTGAGGGCGGCCCTCGCGCGAGCACACGGCCCGGTGGGCACGGGCGCCTGCGCCGGCTGA